AGGACGCGCTGCGCAACGCCGCCCGCTTCATCAAGGAATCCGGCGCGGAAGCGGTGAAGATCGAAGGCGGAGAGAAACGCGCCGACCTCATCCGCCGGCTCATCGACGCCGAGATCCCGGTGATGGGCCACATCGGGCTGACGCCGCAGTCGCTGCATCGCATGGGCGGCTATCGCGTGCAGGGCAAGACGCTGGCGGCGGTGGAGCAACTGATGCGCGACGCCGTGGCGCTCGACCGCGCCGGCGTGTTCTCCATGGTGCTGGAAGGCATTCCCCGCGAGGTGGCCGCCATGATCACCGCCGAGGTGAACGCGCCTACCATCGGCATCGGCGCGGGGCTGGATTGCGACGGGCAGGTGCTGGTGCTGCACGACATCCTGAACCTGACCTTTGCCCCGCCAGCCAAGTTCGTGCGCCGTTACGGCGACGCCGGCGCGCTCATCTCCGGCGCCGTGCAGGCTTTCAAGCGGGACGTCGAATCGCGCGAGTACCCGAACGAGGCCGAGTCGTACCATCTGCCCAAGGAAACGCAATCGGCGCTGGAAACCATCGCGGTGCGCAAGCGGGCGATGGGACGATAAACCCTTGCTCTGTCATCCCGAGCGAGTGCGACCGAGCCCGCCGCGCCGGGCGAGGGAGTGCGAGTCGAGGGACAGGGCCTTTGTCCTGATGGCTAGCTGCTCAAAAACAACTGCATTGCCCCTCGACTCCGCCCGCCGAGGCGGGGCTCCGCTCGGGGTGACAATCGATTGAAGATCCTTCGTACCAT
The sequence above is a segment of the Terriglobales bacterium genome. Coding sequences within it:
- the panB gene encoding 3-methyl-2-oxobutanoate hydroxymethyltransferase, translated to LAQVILGYENTLPVTMEEMLHHTRAVRRGVRFALLIADMPYASYHLGDEDALRNAARFIKESGAEAVKIEGGEKRADLIRRLIDAEIPVMGHIGLTPQSLHRMGGYRVQGKTLAAVEQLMRDAVALDRAGVFSMVLEGIPREVAAMITAEVNAPTIGIGAGLDCDGQVLVLHDILNLTFAPPAKFVRRYGDAGALISGAVQAFKRDVESREYPNEAESYHLPKETQSALETIAVRKRAMGR